A part of uncultured Treponema sp. genomic DNA contains:
- a CDS encoding 6-hydroxymethylpterin diphosphokinase MptE-like protein — protein MNESVQEKPRLVSAGQGFSVLKTVEYKGRFLYSKYNPAKAIEANIDKMQFLSGTLVVICSPLLWYGIEKLKSLLPENCEIIALENDENLFELAMQNNSADIPLFKLNEGEKIDLFVRNICKAGSIKRTLKIDFSAGVSFSKEKFDFTVNAISEIIATFWKNRITLVKFGRLFSKNFLRNIARLEYSKTLEDVAKTVSKPLLVLGAGEGLDTLPYSSFSPNDFFIIAVDAALSPLLARNITPDAVVTMESQLAIEKTFLGAKNKKILLFADLCARPEATKILGGNIIWFATKYADGIFFDNLKKENVIKNFIEPMGSVGLAATYIALKLRSSSSVPVFVAGLDFSYSIGTTHAKGTMALKQHLINSSRLLPIENYDASFSMAAQTVISKNGKKICSTKILLQYAQQFKLMFKNEKNLFDCSSTGINLGIPQSKLFTTKGNLQKAKCESHKNIFNFCEKEKRKLEELRSLLSDGEKSPFRNNLPEEISLSEQIKKIVEEREYLFLHFPDGYAFKMEQSFLKRIRAETDFFIKQLEIAMRENKPL, from the coding sequence TTGAACGAATCAGTTCAGGAGAAGCCCCGTCTGGTAAGTGCCGGTCAGGGCTTTTCTGTTTTAAAGACAGTAGAATACAAAGGCCGCTTTTTATATTCAAAGTACAATCCTGCAAAGGCAATTGAAGCTAACATAGACAAAATGCAGTTTTTAAGCGGAACACTTGTTGTAATCTGCTCTCCCCTTCTTTGGTACGGAATTGAAAAATTAAAATCACTGCTGCCGGAAAATTGTGAAATCATCGCGCTGGAAAATGACGAGAATCTTTTTGAACTTGCAATGCAAAACAATAGCGCAGACATTCCGTTGTTCAAGTTAAATGAAGGCGAAAAAATAGATTTATTTGTAAGAAACATTTGCAAAGCCGGAAGCATAAAGCGCACATTGAAAATCGACTTTAGCGCGGGAGTAAGTTTTTCAAAAGAAAAGTTTGATTTTACAGTCAACGCAATAAGCGAAATAATCGCTACATTCTGGAAAAACAGAATCACACTTGTAAAATTCGGTCGTCTTTTTTCCAAGAACTTTTTAAGGAACATTGCACGTCTTGAATATTCAAAAACATTGGAAGATGTTGCAAAAACAGTTTCAAAACCGTTGCTAGTTTTGGGCGCAGGCGAAGGACTGGACACTTTACCGTATTCAAGTTTTTCTCCAAACGACTTTTTTATAATCGCAGTTGACGCTGCTTTATCTCCGCTGCTAGCAAGAAACATAACGCCGGACGCAGTTGTTACAATGGAAAGCCAGCTTGCAATTGAAAAAACGTTTTTAGGTGCAAAAAACAAAAAAATTCTTTTGTTTGCAGATTTGTGCGCAAGGCCAGAAGCCACAAAAATTCTTGGCGGAAATATAATCTGGTTTGCGACAAAATATGCGGATGGAATTTTTTTTGATAATCTAAAGAAAGAAAATGTCATTAAAAATTTTATTGAGCCGATGGGCTCTGTTGGGCTTGCGGCAACATACATTGCGCTAAAGCTCAGAAGCAGTTCTTCTGTTCCAGTTTTTGTTGCAGGCTTGGATTTTAGCTACAGCATAGGAACAACGCACGCAAAAGGCACTATGGCTTTAAAGCAACACCTTATAAATTCCAGCAGGCTTTTGCCTATTGAAAACTACGATGCATCTTTTTCCATGGCAGCGCAAACTGTCATTTCAAAAAACGGAAAAAAAATATGCAGCACAAAAATTCTTTTGCAGTACGCTCAGCAGTTCAAGTTGATGTTTAAAAATGAAAAAAATCTTTTTGACTGCTCAAGCACAGGAATAAATCTTGGAATACCTCAAAGCAAACTTTTTACAACAAAAGGAAATCTGCAAAAAGCAAAATGCGAATCGCATAAAAATATTTTTAATTTCTGTGAAAAGGAAAAAAGAAAACTTGAAGAACTTAGAAGCCTGCTTTCAGATGGAGAAAAGTCTCCTTTTAGAAACAACTTGCCTGAAGAAATTTCTCTTAGCGAGCAGATAAAAAAAATTGTAGAAGAACGGGAATATCTTTTTTTGCATTTTCCAGATGGCTACGCATTCAAAATGGAGCAGTCGTTTCTAAAAAGAATCAGGGCAGAAACAGATTTTTTTATAAAGCAGCTTGAAATCGCCATGAGGGAAAACAAGCCGCTTTAA
- a CDS encoding peptidylprolyl isomerase: MDQENKITEQKTKKDSSKIGAVIILVISALVFLPFGASAVFQSIFNKQKVSSYGSYNGKNITYEPGSKFFITVSNLAQSYQAGGYKVDENSYYRIMREAFYQTVINMAFTDSVKKSGYIVPKEAVNRAVIERFTDPSTGKFSQKAYNQASAVDLEKLRKDIEESLVYRRYFYDLFGTDNEVSFNGTELYGLKRSGAEKKFLASMGAEKHSFDAVAFSTSNFPKEEAVKFGKENAEKFIKYDLSVITVDDEQEAKALLKQINGNEITFADAASEKSQKYYSDAEGKNAGAYRYQIENMLDNADSLAELEKLQKDEISAVIKTKRGYSIFKCDGSVAAANFEDSAVQDAVLGYINSNEKSYIENYFLEIAENFVSEAAISSFDSACKKFNVEKTEVQPFPVNYGSSSIYSSVSETGPLARIASNEAAYKTAFSLKQDEISSPFILGSNVLVLKCTGIQTEEVEDASETEIRNADLNTANSALFANPKVVDNFFATYITLMSENKNRK; encoded by the coding sequence ATGGATCAAGAAAACAAAATCACTGAACAGAAAACAAAAAAAGACAGTTCAAAAATCGGAGCTGTAATCATACTTGTAATTTCGGCGCTGGTATTTCTTCCCTTTGGAGCAAGCGCAGTTTTTCAGTCAATTTTTAACAAGCAGAAGGTAAGCTCTTACGGTTCTTACAACGGAAAAAACATAACTTACGAGCCGGGTTCAAAGTTCTTTATTACAGTTTCAAATCTTGCGCAGTCATATCAGGCTGGCGGATACAAAGTTGATGAAAATTCCTACTACCGCATTATGAGAGAAGCTTTTTATCAGACTGTAATCAACATGGCGTTCACTGATTCAGTAAAAAAATCAGGCTACATAGTTCCAAAAGAAGCTGTAAACAGAGCCGTAATTGAAAGATTCACAGATCCTTCAACAGGAAAATTCTCACAGAAAGCTTACAATCAGGCGAGCGCAGTTGATCTTGAAAAACTAAGAAAGGACATCGAAGAAAGCCTTGTTTACAGACGCTATTTCTACGATTTGTTCGGAACTGACAACGAAGTTTCTTTCAACGGAACTGAATTGTACGGACTTAAAAGAAGCGGCGCGGAAAAGAAATTTCTTGCTTCAATGGGAGCGGAAAAACATTCATTTGACGCAGTTGCATTCAGCACTTCAAATTTTCCAAAAGAAGAAGCTGTAAAATTCGGAAAAGAAAATGCTGAGAAATTCATCAAATACGACCTTTCTGTAATTACTGTTGACGATGAGCAGGAAGCAAAGGCTCTTTTGAAGCAGATAAACGGAAACGAAATTACATTTGCAGATGCCGCAAGCGAAAAGTCCCAGAAATATTATTCTGATGCGGAAGGAAAAAATGCCGGCGCATACCGCTATCAAATTGAAAATATGCTTGACAATGCGGATTCACTTGCAGAGCTTGAAAAACTTCAGAAAGATGAAATCAGCGCAGTTATAAAAACAAAACGCGGATATTCAATTTTCAAGTGCGACGGTTCTGTAGCGGCGGCAAACTTTGAAGACAGCGCGGTTCAGGATGCAGTTCTTGGCTACATAAACTCAAATGAAAAAAGCTACATTGAAAACTACTTTCTTGAGATTGCGGAAAACTTTGTTTCAGAAGCCGCCATTTCAAGTTTTGACAGCGCGTGCAAAAAGTTCAATGTGGAAAAAACAGAAGTTCAGCCTTTTCCTGTAAACTATGGAAGCTCAAGCATTTATTCTTCTGTTTCTGAAACTGGACCGCTCGCAAGAATCGCTTCAAATGAAGCTGCGTACAAGACAGCATTTTCTTTAAAGCAGGATGAAATCAGCTCGCCGTTTATTCTTGGTTCAAATGTTCTTGTTCTTAAATGCACAGGTATTCAGACTGAAGAAGTGGAAGATGCAAGCGAAACAGAAATCCGCAACGCAGACTTGAACACAGCAAATTCAGCTCTTTTTGCAAATCCAAAAGTTGTAGACAATTTCTTTGCAACTTACATTACGCTTATGAGCGAAAACAAAAACAGGAAATAA
- a CDS encoding IMP cyclohydrolase — protein MIQKTLKEALSKNEYPGRGIIVGKSADGNYAVSAYWIMGRSENSRNRIFVEDGNGIRTQAFDPSKLTDPSLIIYAPVKVLGSKTIVTNGDQTDTVYDGLKNGLSFEKSLQSRKFEPDSPNFTPRISALLEVENGSFNFSMSILKSDCGNESSVNRYTFDFENPRAGIGRYIHTYMQNGNPLPSFEGEPEILELDGTSIEETANSIWENLNEDNKVSLFVRFIEIATGKVQTKIINKN, from the coding sequence ATGATTCAAAAAACATTGAAAGAGGCTCTTTCTAAAAACGAATATCCAGGACGCGGAATTATTGTAGGAAAATCCGCAGACGGAAATTATGCGGTTTCTGCATATTGGATTATGGGGAGAAGCGAAAACAGCCGCAATAGAATTTTTGTGGAAGACGGAAACGGAATCCGCACGCAGGCATTTGACCCTTCAAAACTTACAGACCCAAGCCTTATAATTTATGCGCCTGTAAAAGTTCTTGGCTCAAAGACAATTGTAACAAACGGCGACCAGACAGACACAGTTTACGACGGACTTAAAAACGGACTTAGCTTTGAAAAATCCTTGCAGTCAAGAAAGTTTGAGCCTGATTCTCCGAATTTTACACCACGCATTTCAGCCTTGCTTGAAGTTGAAAACGGCAGTTTTAATTTTTCAATGTCGATTTTAAAAAGCGACTGCGGAAACGAATCTTCTGTAAACAGATACACTTTTGACTTTGAAAATCCGCGCGCAGGAATCGGCCGCTACATTCACACTTATATGCAGAACGGAAATCCTCTTCCTAGCTTTGAAGGCGAGCCTGAGATTTTGGAGCTGGACGGAACTTCTATAGAAGAAACTGCAAATTCAATTTGGGAAAACTTGAACGAAGACAACAAAGTTTCGCTTTTTGTGCGCTTTATTGAAATTGCGACAGGAAAAGTTCAGACAAAAATTATAAACAAAAACTAA
- a CDS encoding Trp family transcriptional regulator: MPETKNSQNDQIKEICMLLSKIQDENLIFDFFGCLFTKSELKDFSKRWSLVKELDEGTTQREIAKKYNLSLCNITRGSREMKKENSAFQKVLALLKSLK; this comes from the coding sequence ATGCCAGAAACAAAAAACAGCCAGAACGATCAGATTAAAGAAATATGTATGCTTCTTTCAAAAATTCAGGACGAAAATCTTATATTTGATTTTTTCGGCTGTCTTTTTACAAAGTCTGAATTGAAGGATTTTTCCAAGAGATGGAGCCTTGTAAAGGAACTTGACGAAGGAACAACCCAGCGCGAAATTGCAAAAAAATACAATTTGTCTTTGTGCAACATCACGAGAGGTTCCAGAGAAATGAAAAAGGAAAATTCAGCGTTCCAAAAAGTTCTTGCCCTCTTGAAATCGCTGAAATAA